The nucleotide sequence GTTCGCGGCCGCCCAGCGCGCCCTGGAGAAGGCGCTGGCCATCAATCCCAATTACGTCGAGGCGGGCCTCAATCTCGCCATCGTCTGCAACGACCTTGGCCAGTACGACCGCGCGCAGCACGTGTACGGGGCGGCGCTCTCACGCGCGCGGAGCCGCGGGAGGCGCGAGCCGAACGGCGACGAGCCGATGGACAACTACACGCGCGGCAAGATCGCCAACCTGCACGCCTCGGTGGCGGACGGGTACCTCTCCATGCGGCGGCCGAACGACGCCGCGGCAGAGTACCGGCGGGCGCTTTCGCTCTGCCCGACCTTCGTGGACCTGCGCCTGCGGCTGGCGCACGCGCTGCGCGAGGCAAACGACATCGAAGGGGCGGTGGCCGAATTCCGCCTCGCCGTGCAGCACGCGCCTGCCTACGTCCCCGCGCGCGTGGCCCTGGGCATGTCGCTCTACGCCGGGGGTAAGCTCGACGAGGCGATGACCCAATGGGAAGAGGTCCTGCGGATGGATCCGCACCACCGGACCGCCGCGCTCTACCTCAAGCTGGCGCGCTCGCAGCCGAGGCCAGCATGAGCGAGCGTTCCTACGCATTTCGCTTCATCTCGGGAAAATATCAGGGAGGCGAGTACCCGCTGACCGATTCCGGTGAGCTCGTCATCGGCCGCTCCAGCGAGCTGGACCTGGTGCTGATCGAGGACATGGTCTCGCGCAAGCATGCGCAGCTGACGCTCGCCGCGGGGCGCATCACGATCGCCGATCTGGGGTCCACCAACGGCACGTTCGTCAACGGCGAGAAGGTCCGCCGTGCGCAGCTCAAGGAAGGCGACCGGATTCTCATCGGGACGAGCATCCTCAAGCTGGTCGCGCGGACTGCCGGAACGGCGCCCGTCGACGCCAGGACCGCCCAACAGAACCTCGAGCGCGCCGCGGCAGCGCAGGAAAAGAAGCACGGCAGCCGGACCACGGTGCAGGGCAGGCTCGAAGAAGTGCCGCTCGTCGACCTGCTGCAACTGGTCAGCA is from Deltaproteobacteria bacterium and encodes:
- a CDS encoding tetratricopeptide repeat protein; translation: MDDQLRELVALGREHFQRGDYSLAAGHLEQAVARGVVFADVHHMLGVIYHHLGEFAAAQRALEKALAINPNYVEAGLNLAIVCNDLGQYDRAQHVYGAALSRARSRGRREPNGDEPMDNYTRGKIANLHASVADGYLSMRRPNDAAAEYRRALSLCPTFVDLRLRLAHALREANDIEGAVAEFRLAVQHAPAYVPARVALGMSLYAGGKLDEAMTQWEEVLRMDPHHRTAALYLKLARSQPRPA